Genomic DNA from Corylus avellana chromosome ca4, CavTom2PMs-1.0:
CTAGTTAAGAAgaatttgacccaaaatttggGCTTCAGCTTGGATGAAACTTGAATCAATTGGAATANNNNNNNNNNNNNNNNNNNNNNNNNNNNNNNNNNNNNNNNNNNNNNNNNNNNNNNNNNNNNNNNNNNNNNNNNNNNNNNNNNNNNNNNNNNNNNNNNNNNCACCAACAAGAGTTACTGTCTTGCTTGCATCATCAAACTCAACCTTCTCTTTGAAAACCTCGGCATTCCCCTCTATGGTTTTCACAAGGAAACAATTAATGTATATGGGCATTAAATTCAGTTtcacaagaataaataaataaatatatatatatatatatatatatatatatatatatatatatgaacttctaaTAATAAGTACGAAATTAATATGCTTTTAGTTTTctttaagagtaatgttattttgtaGACCCTTATACGACCCATACTACTTAAATGACGCGGTAGTGAAAATCAACCTCCTGATCAACAAGGATTTGTagctgattttcactgtcacgtcaTCTCAATCGTTAACCCTACCCTTGTGCCATAGTTTAGTGTTGAAACCATTTAATGTACtctaacaaaatttaaagaaaaagaactggGAATATTGCAGTGAAGACCAAGTTAGTAGGGTGGTGTGATTGGCTTACCAACAGTGTATTTCCAGAGCTTGATGGAGCCATGTGTCTCCCAATCACCTTCATGCACCTCAACTGCCTGTATATGGTCAGGAGTGGCGTTGGGAACTTGGTGGGCTTGTTTCTTAAAGATTTCGTAGAACTTCTGAGGATCTGCCTTAATCTCTATTTCAGTCTCCAACTTACCCTTTAGAGAGGCCATATTTTCCTAGCTAGTGAAAGTTATACCAAGAAACGAAGTAGCTTATAATCAACTGAAAGCTTAGCACAGATTGATAAAGATGATTTGGCTTCCCCTACCTAGctagtctatatatatagatgtgtaTAGTGATGCCAAGGATTTGAGTATGGGATATCACTCAACAACCGACAGGTCAAATAGACAATATGCTTGACAAATCCAGTAGAGGGGTAATGCGCTTAACAAATACAACGCTTAAGTAGGGGCAATATACTTAACAAGCGACGTGGATTAATCATATGCAAAGATATAGTTATTATTAGCAATGACTATTGTCGTTGCCAATGTTATATTCTTATAGCTAATACCTTCCCGCTACACACCGCGGGCAGGGAAAAATTCCCACCATGTTATTATCAACAACATATCAACTATGACATCGCtaataagaaaatttttctgaaataGCAACGACTTTCAGCGGCGACAAAAATGTCGTCGCTAAAAATTACTTATTAGCAACGGCTCTCAAACGTCATAGCTAATGAGTAGTTCCTAAAAATGTGGTTGCTAAGGACCAAATTTCTTGTAATGAAATGACTATAAAGGAGGGTCCATATCACTCTTGATTAGGAtgaaagagagaatgagagaaccTAGGGAATTCTATCTAACACAAGATGAGTAGTAGCCTATTTAGCTAATGCATGTGCACAAAAATTAGCACATTTTGACACTTTTGAAGCATTCGAATGGGAGAGAGATCAACACTAATGTCAGAAATTAAAGAAGCAAAATGCCAAGAAGcaaaaagagataaaatgaTCGGGATGGTTAGACAGAATAATATAAACAAGCAAACAGCATGAAGGTTAGTTAAGGTTGGGCATGGTGAGATGgcataaaacattaaaactgtCACAAACAGTATCCTCATTAGAAAATCCAAGTCACCGCACATgaaaattaatatcatattGCATGTGAATCCAACGACACCCAGTTTCATCTTTGAAGTTACTAAATGGCACTACAAGAAACTCGGGACGCTTGGCATGGGGTCATTCTAACAAATCAACCTTATTAGGCgttattttaatagtaaaatacCCTCTCTTAGATGATTCGTTTTACTATTGATACGATGTTGTCCAATTGAACGACGTCTTTTCAATAATAAACGCACGTCACTCAAAAAATCACGTGTCACTATTTTGCCTAATTTTTGTAGCGTGGGCTAGCTGGCTACGTATGTATGGGTTAAAGCGTGCATCCATCCACCCACCCATGACGATCCATGCTGTCAAAACGTGTCGCTGAGACATGAATTGATGTCACAATTAAATGCACCTGAAAACTAGCAGTGTAGGATCGgacaaaccaaaaaacaaaacaaaaaaatgtagaCAGACTCCATTATTGATGCCACAAATGCAGTATCTTTTGTGGGATTTAACAAATCAgagatatttcaaaaaaacaaaaaaaaaatcagagatatGTCAAAACGATTAatttataaaaggaaagaagacaTCTTATATGCGATACACGCACCAACGCACCAATAGAAATGTAGATATGTCATACGTTTTAATATCTAAAGATAGCAGCTACAGCTATTCGAGTGCACCATCTTctatataaaaatgaataataataataataaatttataaaaggaaagaagacaTTTTATATGCGATACATGCACCAACGCACCATTAGAAATGTAGATATCTCATACGTATTAATATCTAAAGATAGCAGCTACAGCTATTCGAGTGCACCATCTTctatataaaaatgaataataataataatagaagtaGCCATTATTggaacttctttttttttttttttttgaaatcgttTCGCTTCTCCTTTATTAAACAGAAAGCTGATCAGCCAATACATGTGGTTGAATACACGGGTGATAATCTTCCACCCACAAATGCTCTCCCTGTAAGGATAAGCCTAGCTTGGCAAGTCTGTGCGCCACCTCGTTTGCATTTCGGGAAATATGCTCAACCTTCCAGTCCAAAAAACCATCTAGATTCAGCTTCGCATCGTCCACTACTGAAACGTAGGATCCCACCAGCTccctttttttctcaaatgttgGATGACTTCAAGCGCATCTCCTTCCAGTATTATTTTTAGCCACCCCATCTTAATACCCAATTCCACTGCTTGCCACATACCTAGTGCCTCCGCTGAAGCAAGGTCTCGTATATAAGGTGTGTTTGCACAGAAAGTGGCCATCACCCTCCCATCGTGGTTCCTTGCTACCAGCCCCATGTCACTCCCCTTTGAATCAAGAGATGTGTCCCAATTTATCTTCACGTAACCATCAGGGGGTCTCTTCCATTGTTTGGCGTCTGTAGACGAGCAAGATGCTCTGCTTTCTTGCCTCTGTACAAATAACACGTTCTCTTGCTCAAATAAGTGCTCCTTCGCCTTCTGAATTACTGTTGTGGGTGATCTCAACTTCCCACCAAACACAATTGTATTCCTACGAAACCATATCTGCCGTGCTATAGACACAAAAAACAGCATCTCCTCCTCATCTAATTTCCCCAAGAGTTCctcaaaaagatgaagaaaatcaACCTCAGTGCTTGAGAATTTCTGTAGCTTTCGATTGCACTCCAGCCAGACATCTTGAGCTGAGGGGCAACTCCAAAGAGCATGCCCTGAGGTCTCCTCCATCCTTTCGCATAAGGGACATAGAGGGTCAAGAGTTATATGTCTGTGGTAGAGATTTCCTTTTGTGGGTAATAGATTTTGGCATGCTTTCTAGATGAACATCTAGACAACCCGAGGCCCTTTCACTGCCCATATCTTGTTCCAGATCTCTCCACATGGACCCCTCGCCGAACTCGTACCCTTTTCCTATTCCCCCAGAGATTGTGCTAGGTGGTATGCACTGCGGACCGAGAAAGTCCCGTTCTTGGTTCCCGCCCAGACCATCCTATCTTGTTGTCTACTTGGTTTGATAACCAAGCTACATATAACCTCTGCCTCCTCCTTCATGAATAATTCTTCAATCAGTGGAATATTCCACTCTTGATTCTCTTCATCCATCAGCTGCTGGACTTTGGCATCCTGGGTTAAGATTCGAATAGGGGTCTGCACCATGTGTGTTGTTGGTGTTGGAAGCCATCGATCCCCCATACATGAATGGACTGACCATTTCCAACCCTCCATAATAAACTTGCCTGACCATTTCCAACCCTCCATAATAAACTTGCTTGTAATAATTTCTTCGCATTCCATATACTCCTCCATGTAAAGGAGGGCTTGTTTCCTAGAGTTGATTCCAAAAAAGTGCCATTGGGAAAATACTTCTCCTGCAAAACTTATGCAACAAGGGAGTTTGGATGTTGAACTAACCTCCAACTTTGTTTTGCGAGGAGTGCTTGATTAAAATTCTCTAAATCTCGATAACCCAAACCTCCTTGTGCCTTACTCATCCCCATTTtgttccaactcatccaagccaCCCTAGACAGGTTATCCttgtgcccccaccaaaatcttAACATCATCGAATTGATTCGCTTACATAACAATTTTGGAAGTTTGAAAACACTCATCATATACATAGGTATCACTTGGATGACAGACTTCAACAACACTTCTTTCCCAGCATGAGTGAGGAATTTCTCCTTCCATCCATTTAGCCGGTCCCATATATGCCCTTGTATTTTCTGAAAAGAACGTAAATGAGACTTACCAAAAATGGCTGGGAGACCCAAGTAATTTTCATATCTTTGAGTCGAATTTACTCCTGCTAAAGACTTTATATGTGCCCGAACTTTCATCTTGgtgtttttgctaaaaaatataGAGGTTTTCTCCTTATTTAATCTCTGTCCAGAGCTCTTTTCATACATCTCCAGAATCTCCTGCAGTTTATTCCATTCATCCAGGTTGGCTCTGCAAAATAGTAAGTTGTCATTTGCAAAAAAATGTGATTAAGCCTCACACCTCCTCT
This window encodes:
- the LOC132178190 gene encoding MLP-like protein 43 — its product is MASLKGKLETEIEIKADPQKFYEIFKKQAHQVPNATPDHIQAVEVHEGDWETHGSIKLWKYTVEGNAEVFKEKVEFDDASKTVTLVVSRFAAYFGESRLQPLSRPSELSEIDINFFAFPSMLQAHS